Proteins found in one Asterias amurensis chromosome 13, ASM3211899v1 genomic segment:
- the LOC139946069 gene encoding uncharacterized protein translates to MCSLPVISAGPNPSFCLFLLLVCLLSIKNTTSETYVTKKTIRLDTGSATENFSENEKFKDMFELTEDNFEEMVLDTEDPWIVLFTGGMLQKEWKTLAVSLRGVVWFGILNRLEQEDLLEEIDFNVRKNPPARVYPYGGTKQKGKWVDVQSPKEAERIAVNSLPDISETIDLKEMNQFIYDSYLMLPPCLPAVFVIENEMPARFKSIALHYNRYFHFGVVRNPTSVDLENLSYDLAIPGLLALVSEDYEDDGDTEEAWREGDYKFQSIGFSAERQGELNYPNLVRFLYSINIQFRHTLPGNNMADDKDVLTMDDVMEVEGQRFNVRYMEELRNIKGSEIVSRKDVKQHAEKSEL, encoded by the exons ATGTGCAGCTTACCAGTCATTTCAGCTGGTCCCAACCCATCATTTTGCCTATTCCTATTGCTCGTATGCCTCCTCTCAATAAAAAACACCACCTCGGAAACATATGTCACCAAGAAAACAATCCGTCTGGACACAGGTTCTGCGACTGAAAACTTCAGCgaaaatgaaaaatttaaagACATGTTCGAGTTGACAGAAGATAATTTTGAGGAGATGGTTTTAGATACGGAGGATCCCTGGATTGTGTTGTTCACCGGAGGAATGCTGCAGAAAGAATGGAAAACATTAGCCGTGTCGCTCAGGGGTGTCGTGTGGTTTGGTATTCTGAATCGTCTAGAACAAGAGGACCTTTTAGAAGAAATT GACTTCAATGTTCGGAAGAATCCGCCTGCAAGAGTTTATCCATATGGCGGCACAAAGCAGAAGGGTAAATGGGTAGATGTTCAGTCACCCAAGGAGGCTGAACGAATCGCTGTTAATAGTTTACCAGATATCAGCGAGACGATTGACCTCAAGGAGATGAACCAGTTTATCTATGACTCGTATCTGATGTTACCACCATGTTTGCCTGCAGTCTTCGTCATTG AGAATGAAATGCCTGCCAGATTCAAGTCCATAGCGCTACACTACAATCGCTATTTTCACTTTGGTGTGGTCAGAAATCCAACTTCTGTTGACCTGGAGAACTTGAGTTATGACCTTGCTATCCCAGGACTCCTTGCTCTGGTGTCTGAGGATTATGAGGACGATGGTGACACTGAGGAGGCTTGGAGAGAGGGCGACTACAAGTTTCAGAGCATTG GCTTCAGCGCGGAAAGACAAGGTGAACTAAACTACCCCAACCTGGTGAGGTTCCTATACAGCATCAATATCCAGTTTCGACACACTCTACCTGGAAACAACATGGCTGATGACAAGGACGTATTGACAATGGATGATGTCATGGAGGTCGAAGGTCAGCGATTTAACGTCAGGTACATGGAAGAGTTGCGCAACATTAAAGGGTCTGAGATTGTCAGCAGGAAGGATGTGAAACAACACGCTGAAAAGAGTGAGCTTTAA